The genomic DNA GAAGGGCGGTACATATTCGCTTCCAACCATCCGCTGGGCGGACTGGACGGGATTTGCCTGTCGGCCATTATCGGCGGACGTTTCGACGGGAAGATCCGCTACCTGGTGAACGACCTGCTGCTCTACCTGTCTAACCTGAGGTCGATCTTCGTCCCTATCAACAAACATGGGGCGCAGGGGAAAAAGAACGCCGAACTGATCGAAAAGGCATACGCTTCGGACAACCAAATCATCACATTTCCCGCCGGTTTATGCTCACGCAAACAAAACGGGAAGATACAGGACACCGAATGGAAGAAGTCGTTTATCCAAAAGGCCGTGGAATACCGGCGGGACATCGTACCGGTGTTTTTCGAAGGACGTAACTCCAATTTTTTCTACCGTCTCGCCAACATGCGGAAAGCATTGGGCATAAAGATGAATTACGAAATGATCTACCTGCCCGACGAGATGTTCAAAAGCAAGCACAAGACATACAGCATCCATTTCGGGAAACCGATTCCCTGGCAAACTTTCGACAGTAGCCGTAAACCGGCTGAGTGGGCTGAGTGGGTGAAGGAAATCGTCTATAATCTAAAGAAATAATTGATTTTATTATATGCAAGACATCATCAAACCGATTGACCGTGCTCTCCTGAAAGCTGAACTGACCGGGGACAAGAAGCTGAGGAGGACCAACAAATCCAACAATGAGATATACATT from Parabacteroides merdae ATCC 43184 includes the following:
- a CDS encoding 1-acyl-sn-glycerol-3-phosphate acyltransferase — its product is MIQEGITQIDIKQVLRQKAPSAARKIPGFMVDYLIRTVHQDELNEILRRYHDKDGVAFMQELIGYFDLNLELVNEENIPAEGRYIFASNHPLGGLDGICLSAIIGGRFDGKIRYLVNDLLLYLSNLRSIFVPINKHGAQGKKNAELIEKAYASDNQIITFPAGLCSRKQNGKIQDTEWKKSFIQKAVEYRRDIVPVFFEGRNSNFFYRLANMRKALGIKMNYEMIYLPDEMFKSKHKTYSIHFGKPIPWQTFDSSRKPAEWAEWVKEIVYNLKK